Proteins co-encoded in one Papilio machaon chromosome 24, ilPapMach1.1, whole genome shotgun sequence genomic window:
- the LOC106717365 gene encoding myrosinase 1-like gives MGRVLVLDATRSDTLAPSHLYGTNNSAGAACEAAEKAKANKYRGLGSEYEFVPFSVETIGPWGPSSRRLFKETAKRFFGLATSANVKTFPRDFEFGAATSSYQIEGAWNVDGKGWSMWDHLVRTDPEFIFDNTTGDIAANSYYLYKRDVEMLKELGVDNYRFSISWPRILPYGRPDYVNPYGVAYYNALIDELLANGITPFVTIYHWELPQNLNEQGGWLNEEIVDWFADYARVLYENFGDRVKHWMTINEPHIHCYFGYGVAHHAPRIFSPGIGYYECGRNILLANAKAYRLYDTEFRSTQGGEVGFVVSMEWAIPESNSQDDLEAVQDFFAFNIGQYMDPIFSENGDYPQRMIDRVQAASLKQGLNASRLRPFTEEEVEFIRGTADFLGLNHYTSRIVYRNESIIGKYHVPSSHDDAYYGEFTDPSWPVDTGFVYEYAPGFYNLMVYIKDTYNNPKIYITENGCSTSTGRNDNQRVQYYRNYLNALLDALAEGVNVKGYFAWSLMDNFEWSFGYTLRFGIYEVDMEDPERTRYPKKSALVYKEIISSRIIDYNYNPDPYTLSSAFRRDASVFVILLLLRLL, from the exons ATGGGTCGGGTGCTGGTATTGGATGCTACCCGTTCAGACACGCTGGCCCCATCCCATCTTTATGGAACCAACAACAGCGCTGGTGCGGCTTGTGAAGCGGCTGAAAAAGCTAAAGCTAACAAATACAGGGGTCTAGGCTccgaatatgaatttgtccCATTCAGTGTCGAGACCATTGGTCCGTGGGGTCCTAGCTCTAGAaggctttttaaggaaacagcaaaaag gTTTTTTGGTCTAGCAACTTCTGCTAATGTGAAGACTTTCCCCAGAGATTTTGAATTCGGCGCTGCGACCTCTTCTTATCAAATAGAAGGCGCTTGGAATGTGGATG GCAAAGGTTGGTCAATGTGGGACCACTTGGTCCGCACAGATCCAGAATTTATATTCGACAACACGACTGGTGATATCGCTGCAAACTCTTACTATTTATACAAACGAGATGTGGAAATGTTAAAAGAACTGGGGGTCGATAACTACCGTTTTTCTATATCTTGGCCGAGGATATTACCTTATGGCCGACCAGATTATGTGAACCCTTATGGTGTTGCGTATTACAACGCTCTGATTGATGAGTTACTAGCTAATGGTATAACTCCATTTGTCACGATATACCACTGGGAACTGCCGCAGAATTTAAACGAACAAGGAGGTTGGTTGAATGAAGAAATAGTGGATTGGTTTGCAGACTACGCTAGGGTGTTGTACGAGAATTTTGGTGATAGGGTAAAGCATTGGATGACTATAAATGAGCCACATATACATTGTTACTTCGGTTATGGTGTAGCACATCATGCACCTAGAATCTTTTCACCAGGGATTGGTTATTACGAATGTGgcagaaatattttactagctaATGCTAAAGCATATCGTCTTTATGACACTGAATTTCGGAGTACCCAGGGTGGTGAAGTTGGTTTCGTGGTCAGCATGGAGTGGGCGATACCGGAATCGAATTCACAAGATGACCTTGAAGCGGTGCAAGACTTTTTTGCCTTTAAC ATTGGTCAATACATGGACCCGATATTTTCTGAAAATGGCGACTATCCTCAGCGTATGATAGACAGGGTCCAAGCAGCGAGTCTAAAACAAGGTCTAAATGCTTCACGACTTCGTCCGTTTACAGAAGAGGAGGTAGAATTCATTAGGGGGACTGCAGATTTCCTAGGATTGAATCACTATACAAGTAGAATTGTGTATAGAAACGAATCGATTATAGGAAAATATCACGTGCCTTCTAGTCATGATGATGCTTATTATGGTGAATTCACCGATCCATCGTGGCCTGTGGACACTGGGTTTGTTTAC GAATACGCTCCCGGTTTCTACAACTTAATGGTCTATATTAAAGATACATACAACAATCCGAAGATTTATATAACAGAAAATGGTTGTTCAACTTCAACGGGACGTAATGATAACCAAAGAGTACAATATTATAGGAACTATCTAAATGCATTGCTTGACGCTTTAGCCGAAGGAGTTAATGTTAAAGGATACTTTGCTTGGAGTTTAATGGACAATTTCGAATGGAGCTTCGGTTATAC gTTAAGATTTGGTATTTATGAAGTTGATATGGAAGATCCAGAAAGGACGAGATATCCTAAGAAATCAGCACtagtttataaagaaataattagtagcagaattatagattataattataatccGGATCCTTATACATTATCAAGTGCTTTTAGAAGAGATGCATcggtatttgtaattttactactg TTACGACTGCTGTGA